Proteins encoded together in one Bacteroidales bacterium window:
- the ychF gene encoding redox-regulated ATPase YchF, which produces MGLKCGIIGITNVGKTVIFNCISKTRAETSSFAFSTNKSNIGMIDVPDDRLQKIDALIKSARIVPATVEIVDIPGLAKGASHGEGIGNKFLADIQQTDAIIHVLRCFDDPDLPHIEGSVDPVRDMEIVDLELQVRDLDLVQRKVQRLEKMAKTGEKEPKRQAVILEKLAEHIENFRNVRDFELGEPDRSHLIGDMYLLTDKPLMYVCNVDDSSAVNGNTYSDAVIKALEGKNVPVLTIAGKLESEIAELDNLDERLEFLKDAGLSEPGVNKMIRLAYDMLNLQSFFTAGPKEVRAWTIRKGSTAPQAAGAIHSDLERGFIRAEVMKYDDFIHYRSEHAVKEAGKFHVEGKNYIVQDGDLLNIRFNV; this is translated from the coding sequence ATGGGACTTAAATGTGGCATCATCGGGATTACCAACGTGGGTAAAACGGTGATTTTTAACTGTATATCCAAAACCAGGGCCGAGACCTCAAGTTTTGCCTTCAGTACCAACAAATCCAATATCGGGATGATTGACGTTCCCGACGATCGGTTACAGAAAATTGACGCACTGATCAAGTCGGCACGAATTGTTCCGGCCACTGTTGAGATCGTCGATATTCCGGGGCTCGCCAAGGGCGCCAGCCATGGTGAAGGCATTGGCAATAAGTTCCTGGCCGATATCCAGCAAACCGATGCGATCATTCATGTGCTGCGCTGTTTCGATGATCCTGATTTGCCTCACATCGAAGGCTCGGTTGACCCGGTGAGGGACATGGAAATCGTTGACCTGGAACTTCAGGTGCGCGACCTGGACCTGGTACAACGAAAAGTACAACGGCTCGAAAAGATGGCCAAAACAGGCGAAAAAGAGCCAAAACGCCAGGCTGTTATCCTTGAAAAACTCGCAGAACACATCGAAAACTTCCGAAATGTGCGTGACTTCGAGCTTGGCGAGCCTGACAGATCGCACCTGATTGGCGACATGTACCTGCTCACCGATAAGCCCCTGATGTACGTCTGCAATGTGGACGATTCCTCCGCCGTGAATGGCAACACATATTCCGATGCGGTGATCAAAGCACTGGAAGGCAAAAATGTTCCTGTCCTGACCATTGCCGGTAAACTTGAATCGGAGATAGCTGAACTGGACAACCTTGATGAGCGCCTTGAGTTTTTGAAGGACGCAGGCCTCAGCGAACCAGGTGTGAACAAAATGATCCGCCTGGCTTATGATATGCTTAATTTGCAGTCATTCTTTACCGCCGGCCCAAAGGAAGTCCGTGCATGGACCATCCGCAAAGGATCCACCGCGCCCCAGGCTGCAGGCGCCATCCACAGCGACCTCGAGCGGGGTTTCATCCGCGCTGAGGTGATGAAATACGACGATTTTATCCATTATCGCTCCGAACACGCTGTAAAAGAAGCCGGTAAGTTCCATGTTGAAGGCAAGAACTATATCGTGCAGGACGGGGATTTGCTGAATATCAGGTTTAACGTGTAG